The following proteins are encoded in a genomic region of Paenibacillus sp. FSL R7-0273:
- a CDS encoding autorepressor SdpR family transcription factor: MNESFKALADPTRRQIIRLLREKDRTAGEIADYFQMTKPSISHHLSALKHAGLVQDERKGQFIVYSLDTTVLEEVLGWFLELTGTGKSSEAKLPAAGDPVRKLQSDKEEL; encoded by the coding sequence ATGAATGAATCCTTTAAGGCGCTCGCCGATCCAACCCGCAGACAAATTATCCGGCTGCTGCGTGAGAAGGACCGGACCGCCGGAGAGATCGCCGATTATTTTCAGATGACCAAGCCCAGCATCTCCCATCACTTGAGCGCCCTTAAGCACGCAGGACTGGTACAGGATGAGCGCAAGGGGCAGTTTATTGTGTATTCACTCGATACGACTGTGCTCGAAGAGGTTCTGGGGTGGTTTCTGGAGCTGACCGGTACCGGGAAAAGCAGTGAGGCTAAGCTCCCGGCAGCCGGGGATCCCGTCCGTAAGCTTCAATCAGACAAGGAGGAATTGTGA
- a CDS encoding SdpI family protein codes for MKDFKWKWQDTLIVILGVLALGYALINYSKLPDQLPAQFSITGEVNRYWPKSSIIIQGVLLGLVLPLAMQFIRRIDPKQDNYSKFTGAYKMIRLAIAVMMDAMLVLAVAKGLNPDFAAGKLAIAVVGVLFIALGNYMPQIKDNYFTGIKTPWTLASPEVWRKTHRFSGYMWVAGGVMLVLAAFLPRTVSISLIITSLLIAVIVPYVYSWFITQRMKA; via the coding sequence ATGAAGGATTTTAAATGGAAATGGCAGGACACGCTGATCGTTATTCTCGGTGTGCTTGCACTCGGGTACGCACTGATTAATTACAGCAAACTGCCTGACCAGCTGCCTGCCCAATTCAGCATTACCGGAGAAGTGAACAGGTATTGGCCGAAAAGCTCAATTATTATCCAAGGTGTCCTCCTGGGCCTCGTTCTTCCGCTGGCTATGCAGTTCATCCGGCGGATTGATCCCAAGCAGGACAATTACAGCAAATTTACCGGGGCTTATAAAATGATCCGTCTGGCTATAGCCGTCATGATGGATGCTATGCTGGTGCTTGCTGTGGCCAAAGGACTGAATCCGGATTTTGCTGCAGGCAAGCTTGCCATTGCGGTCGTCGGGGTACTGTTCATCGCGCTGGGCAATTACATGCCGCAGATTAAAGACAACTATTTTACCGGCATCAAGACACCCTGGACGCTTGCGAGCCCTGAAGTGTGGCGGAAAACCCACCGTTTTTCCGGATACATGTGGGTGGCCGGGGGAGTAATGCTCGTGCTTGCTGCCTTTTTACCCCGGACGGTGTCCATCAGTCTCATCATCACCTCTCTGCTGATTGCTGTCATTGTCCCTTATGTTTACTCCTGGTTTATTACTCAGCGGATGAAGGCATAG
- a CDS encoding O-antigen ligase family protein — MSMDKMNRRLRTAVIWGGAGLTAAAAAAACVLRGLFFAREMYGLMTLWFGLCAAAAAVCLFAGWRQARVPACPAQPAISKPSVPAPFLRRLSYSTGEAKGGQRADNAGIVRGTGNAAFVAAGCLLLILALYAVQLLREPLSVLGTLNELLRWGLYAGFAFFAALCAGSRRGVRFLEALWTMLGMTICLSGLLAVCGGLPVPFAIAYTASPAVSVTGARLAGLLQYPNAFGAVMAVFLLERAIAAAADEDAAGTLARGPLRARQLLRMLPLFPYAAALLLSESRGAMLAAACAAAAAVLLQRQLAVPLLMCAAAPAAAAALLYRQLARTGLAAEPLPGLLLLAGCWAGALLAGLWLCRRSRRAAGRHPAAMLLAAGLWTAAGSAVLVLLRGRISGPSPTAAARGLFYRDALRLAGEAPWLGQGGETWRSAYLAAQSRPYVGSQVHSGYLDFLLNLGIAGSAVLLLMLLVALYIAGRNAPGLLPPMLVILLHGAADFSWTYGLFWLLLFLLAARALAGSPSRRLANREGASGVRRRPIESGTSVQRSGVRELLIATLCFCLIFGGCSFKLWRGEALFRQAARSSDPEARSVLLQKSLRYNPYAPRTAIQLAALLPEKERIGLLHSSLKYSPEDAGLSWLLADSYLVGRDPGRALYWMRRSLDLDRFNTFKWESAAKGMLQMGQHYWVMGDRQRAAASAFAGQELMRGYRLLALYEHHKGPAHNDRGFTFLSEAEEVGAELNRLIAAASPVNAPYEASGNAFD, encoded by the coding sequence ATGAGTATGGATAAAATGAACCGCAGGCTAAGGACTGCTGTGATATGGGGAGGGGCAGGACTGACCGCTGCTGCAGCGGCTGCGGCCTGTGTGCTGCGCGGCTTATTTTTTGCCAGAGAAATGTACGGGCTTATGACACTATGGTTCGGTCTGTGTGCGGCCGCTGCGGCTGTCTGCCTGTTTGCAGGCTGGCGGCAGGCTAGAGTGCCCGCGTGTCCGGCCCAGCCCGCTATAAGTAAACCTTCTGTACCAGCTCCATTCCTGCGCAGGCTGAGCTATAGTACCGGAGAGGCGAAGGGAGGTCAGCGGGCAGACAATGCCGGTATTGTCCGCGGGACCGGTAATGCGGCCTTCGTAGCGGCGGGCTGTCTGCTGCTGATTTTGGCGCTATATGCCGTTCAGCTGCTGCGGGAGCCGTTATCAGTGCTGGGCACGCTCAATGAGCTGCTGCGCTGGGGTTTGTATGCGGGCTTTGCTTTTTTTGCCGCCCTGTGTGCAGGCAGCCGCCGGGGAGTGCGGTTTCTTGAAGCGCTCTGGACGATGCTTGGAATGACAATCTGCTTAAGCGGCCTGCTGGCAGTCTGCGGCGGCCTGCCGGTTCCCTTCGCTATTGCTTACACAGCTTCTCCGGCAGTCAGTGTTACCGGAGCGAGGCTGGCCGGACTGCTCCAGTACCCGAATGCCTTCGGTGCCGTGATGGCCGTCTTTCTGCTGGAGCGGGCTATAGCTGCCGCTGCTGATGAAGACGCAGCGGGCACATTGGCACGCGGCCCGCTCCGCGCAAGGCAGCTGCTGCGCATGCTGCCTCTGTTCCCTTACGCCGCCGCGCTGCTGCTCAGCGAGTCGCGCGGCGCCATGCTCGCTGCGGCCTGCGCCGCCGCAGCAGCAGTGCTCCTGCAGCGGCAGCTTGCCGTGCCGCTGCTTATGTGCGCCGCCGCGCCTGCGGCTGCTGCGGCGCTGCTCTACCGCCAGCTGGCCCGCACCGGGCTGGCGGCAGAGCCCTTGCCCGGCCTGCTGCTGCTGGCCGGGTGCTGGGCCGGCGCGCTGCTCGCCGGCCTGTGGCTGTGCCGCCGCAGCCGGCGCGCGGCGGGCAGGCACCCCGCCGCCATGCTGCTGGCGGCGGGGCTCTGGACGGCGGCGGGCAGCGCCGTCCTGGTACTGCTGCGCGGGCGGATCAGCGGGCCGTCCCCGACGGCCGCCGCCCGCGGGCTGTTCTACCGCGACGCCCTGCGCCTCGCGGGGGAAGCGCCCTGGCTGGGGCAGGGGGGCGAAACCTGGCGCAGCGCGTACCTCGCCGCCCAGTCCCGCCCCTATGTCGGCAGCCAGGTACACAGCGGCTACCTCGATTTCCTGCTGAATCTCGGCATCGCCGGAAGTGCCGTTCTGCTGCTGATGCTGCTGGTAGCACTATATATAGCCGGCAGGAACGCCCCGGGGCTGCTGCCGCCGATGCTTGTAATCCTTCTGCACGGGGCGGCGGATTTCAGCTGGACCTACGGGCTGTTCTGGCTGCTGCTGTTTCTGCTGGCAGCAAGAGCGCTGGCCGGGTCGCCGTCCCGCAGGTTAGCTAACCGGGAAGGGGCATCTGGAGTCCGCCGGCGGCCTATAGAGAGCGGCACTTCAGTTCAGCGGTCCGGAGTGCGGGAATTACTGATCGCTACGCTCTGCTTTTGTCTGATATTTGGCGGATGCTCCTTCAAGCTGTGGAGGGGAGAGGCCTTGTTCAGGCAGGCCGCCCGTTCTTCAGATCCTGAGGCCCGGAGCGTGCTGCTCCAGAAATCGCTGCGCTACAATCCGTATGCTCCCCGAACAGCTATACAGCTGGCGGCGCTGCTTCCGGAGAAGGAGCGGATAGGGCTTCTGCACAGCAGTCTTAAATATTCCCCGGAGGATGCCGGATTGAGCTGGCTGCTGGCAGATTCGTATTTGGTTGGCCGTGATCCGGGGAGAGCATTGTACTGGATGAGAAGGAGCCTGGATTTGGACAGGTTTAATACCTTCAAATGGGAGAGCGCAGCAAAGGGCATGCTGCAGATGGGGCAGCATTATTGGGTGATGGGTGACCGGCAGAGGGCAGCAGCCAGTGCATTTGCCGGGCAGGAGCTGATGAGGGGATACCGGCTGCTGGCACTTTATGAACACCATAAAGGTCCGGCGCATAATGACCGGGGGTTTACATTTTTATCTGAAGCCGAAGAGGTGGGGGCGGAGCTGAATCGGCTAATTGCAGCAGCCTCCCCTGTTAATGCGCCGTATGAAGCTTCGGGAAACGCTTTTGACTAG
- a CDS encoding class I SAM-dependent methyltransferase translates to MYPVESLNTLIVQVINNRTLISATLSQLRSKGEVAYSKVQVKPVELKGKLHYQFAYFTGPKVEHRNIPAEEAAAEMMSLLRSTFRQALVCTIEADYQVLISKKYKVSILTKSASKEEAPDLAHNRKKRYVLDEGEPVPFLVELGIMNSEGKVLAKKYDKFRQINRFLEMVEDVLADLPAGRPLTIVDFGCGKSYLTFALYHYLAVRERRELNIVGLDLKADVIAHCSQLAAKLGYTQLKFLVGDIADYNELDQVDMVVTLHACDTATDAALEKAVRWGASVILSVPCCQHELFNQVENEVLNPLLSHGILKERFSALATDAIRAKLLELMGYRSQLLEFIDMEHTPKNILIRAVKAGGGDKAAKWREYSAFRDFLGAKPYLERVCADLLPGESPAQG, encoded by the coding sequence ATGTACCCCGTGGAATCTTTAAATACATTAATCGTACAGGTGATTAACAACCGCACCTTAATATCGGCTACTTTAAGCCAACTGCGCAGTAAAGGCGAGGTCGCCTACAGTAAGGTGCAGGTCAAGCCGGTTGAGCTCAAAGGGAAGCTGCATTACCAGTTTGCCTACTTTACCGGACCTAAGGTTGAGCACCGGAACATTCCGGCTGAAGAAGCTGCCGCAGAGATGATGTCCCTGCTGCGGTCAACCTTCCGCCAGGCGCTGGTGTGCACCATTGAGGCAGACTATCAGGTGCTGATCAGCAAGAAGTACAAAGTGTCGATCCTGACCAAATCTGCCAGCAAGGAGGAGGCGCCTGATCTGGCCCATAACCGCAAGAAGCGCTACGTGCTGGATGAAGGAGAGCCTGTTCCGTTTCTGGTCGAGCTGGGGATAATGAACAGCGAAGGCAAGGTGCTGGCCAAGAAATACGATAAGTTCCGCCAGATTAACCGTTTCCTGGAGATGGTTGAGGATGTGCTGGCCGACCTGCCGGCCGGACGGCCTTTAACCATTGTTGATTTCGGCTGCGGCAAATCGTACCTGACATTTGCCTTGTATCATTACCTGGCCGTCCGGGAGCGCCGGGAGCTGAATATTGTCGGCCTGGACCTGAAAGCGGACGTTATCGCCCACTGCAGCCAGCTGGCTGCGAAGCTGGGCTATACTCAGCTGAAGTTCCTTGTAGGCGACATTGCGGATTACAACGAGCTGGATCAGGTGGATATGGTCGTGACTCTGCATGCCTGCGATACCGCCACGGATGCCGCGCTGGAAAAAGCGGTCCGCTGGGGCGCCTCGGTCATCCTTTCAGTCCCCTGCTGCCAGCATGAGCTGTTTAACCAGGTAGAGAATGAGGTGCTGAATCCGCTGCTGTCACACGGAATTCTCAAGGAGCGCTTCTCGGCGCTTGCCACCGATGCGATCCGGGCCAAGCTGCTGGAGCTGATGGGCTACCGCAGCCAGCTGCTGGAGTTCATTGATATGGAGCATACACCCAAAAACATTCTGATCCGCGCCGTCAAAGCCGGCGGCGGGGACAAAGCCGCCAAGTGGCGTGAATACAGCGCCTTCCGTGATTTTCTGGGGGCAAAGCCTTATCTGGAACGCGTCTGCGCGGACCTGCTGCCCGGGGAGTCTCCGGCACAGGGCTGA